The stretch of DNA CAACTTGCCGAACACTCAACATTTGTAGAAACAGCTTATTTATTAATAAAAGGATGTCTTCCTAATTTAAAAGAATTAAATGCCATGCGAGTATCTTTGAATGACAACTCCCTTGTCCATGAAGATATGAAAACTTTTTATCAAAATTTTCCTCGGGGTTCTCACCCTATGGGTATTTTATCCGCTATGGTTAATGCCCTTGAAAGCTTCTACCCTGAACTCCACTCAGAAGGATTCATGGACAAGACATTTATAAGGCTTATTTCAAAAGTTAGAACTATGGCGGCAATGTCTTATAAAATATCAAGGGGGCATACTCTTGTTTATCCAAGACCTGATTTTTCATACTGTGCAAATTTTTTAAATATGATGTTTAGTACCCCTGTAACTCCTTATGAAATAGACGAAGACTTAGTTAAAGCGCTAAACGTTTTTTTAATACTTCATGCCGACCATGAGCAGAACTGCTCAACTACAGCTGTAAGAGTAGTTGGAAGCGGAAAAGTAAATGTATATGCTGCAATTTCAGCGGGGATAGCAGCATTATGGGGCCCTTTGCATGGAGGCGCTAACCAAGCTGTTATTGAAATGCTGAATGAAATACATTCTAATAAAATGACTATACCAAGGGCAATTGAAAGGGCAAAGGATAAAAATGATAATTTCAGATTGATGGGCTTTGGACATAGAATTTATAAAACTTATGATCCGAGAGCTAAAATTATGAAAAAAATGTGTGATAAAGTTCTTTCAAAATTAAAAATAAGCGATCCTCTTTTAGAGATTGCAAAACAGCTTGAAGAAATAGCTTTAAAAGATACTTATTTCATTGATCACTTTCTTTATCCAAATGTTGATTTTTATAGCGGAATAGTGCTTAGGGCGATGGGTATTCCTACTAATATGTTTCCTGTAATGTTCGCTATTGGAAGACTTCCAGGGTGGCTCGCCCAATGGAAAGAAAGTATGCAGGATCCTGATTGGAGACTTGCTCGGCCAAGGCAGATCTATAATGGAGAAAATGTAAAGAATTATGTGCAAATAGAAGATCGATAAGGCAACTGTTTTGGGCGACCAACCGGTCGCCCCTACAAATAGAATTTTTTTAAAGATGCCCTAATGCTTTATACTTTAAATTTATCTACCATTTCCTTTAACATTGCCGCAAGACTTGATAATTTTTCAGCACTCAAATTAACGTGATTTGAATTTTTTGCCATGTCTTCAGCGGAAATACTTACTTCTCCTATTTCCTCTGCTATTTTAGCTGAAAGTTCTGAATTAGTAGCTACTTTTGTACTAACGTCATTTATATTTTTTGAAACTATGATTATATTCCCAGATATTTCTTTAGTACTTGCAGATTGTTCTTCTACAGCAGTAGCAATAGTTGCGACTATATCGCTTATATCGTGCATAACTCCTGATATTTTTTTAATATCATCAACCGTACCTGTAGCTGAGCTTTGAATATCTTCAATTTTTTTTCGTATATCCTTTGTTGATAGCGCTGTTTGCCCAGCAAGTTCTTTTATTTCATTTGCTACAACTGTAAATCCTTTACCAGCATCTCCTGCACGAGCTGCTTCAATTGTAGCATTAAGCGCAAGAAGATTTGTTTGTTCAGATATATCATTTATTGCTTCAGTAACTTCTCCAATATCTTTTGCAGAATTACCCAATCTGGCTACTCTTTCTGATGAATTCTGGGTGATTTCTACTGCTTCAGAAGTAATTTGTCTTGCTTGTTCTGAATTTTGAGCAATTTCATTTATGGTAGCAGTCATTTCTTCTGTAGCTGCAGCTACCATACTTGTATTACCCGATGCTTGCTCCATTGAAACGCTAACTGAATCCATATTTTTTCTCATCTCATCTGAAGAAACAGCTACAACATTTGCTCGCCCAGACATTTCATTTGCGCCTTTTGACATTTTTCTGGACAAATCCGACAATTCAGTTGATGATAATTGTAATATTTCGGAATTTTTAGATATATCTTTTATTATTATCTGAAGTTTTCCTATAAAAATATTAAACCATTTTGCAAGTTCCCCAACTTCATCTTTTGATTTAACTTGTAATCTTTTCGTAAGATTCCCTTCACCTTTTGCAATATCCTTAAGCATGGAAACAGTATTTCTAAGGGGAAGACTAATTGATCTGGACACTATCAAATAAACAAATCCAACGGCCACAAAAACTACGCAAAAAAAGACGAGCATATTTACTTTACGCTGATTTCGAGTTGCATTTCCAATAGACGCTAATTCAGTTCTGAGTTCATCAGAAAAGCCCTTTGTTAACTCGGACAATTGTTCTTGAATGAATTCTTTTTTGTTGGTTAAATCGCCTGCTTGATTATCCGTATCAGCACCGCCTTTGCTTAAAATTCCGTATAGCGATTTTGCTTTCTCAGTGAATTCATTAAAGGTTTTTAATACTTCTTCTGTTTTATTTCTTTTTTCAGGATTAATGCCCTGTAATTTAACTATAGCCTCTATTGATGAACGAACGTCTTCAGCTCTTGTTTGAGCATCGTCAATTTTAGCTTCATCTCCAAAAATCACAGCATCAGCATAAAATTTTATTTGATTTTCAAATTCAGTAAGGGCAGCTTGACTGCTTTGGGACGCAGGAAAAATCGAATCAGATACGTCTACCAGCATAGATTCGGTTTTTACCCCTTTCACATACCCAAAAAGCATCGAACCGAAATACCCAACTATAAGGATACCTAAACTTAACCATATTTTATTACTTATTGTGAGCATAACTACCAATTTTTTTTCTAAATTTAAAAGAAACAACAGTATTTATAACTGTTGTTTCTTATCCCATTGTTTTTACTTCTTAGAAGTTAAACGTCATTTTTGCAGCAAACAAATACCAGTCTTCTTCAGTAGAGCTATCGTTTTGAAGAGTTGGGTTATCCTTAATCATCATAACAGAAGCACCATTCATTTTATGAACTTCTAATTTAAAAGTCCAGTTAAAGTTTACATCAAACCTTAACGCCAGAGTATAGTCTTTAAGCCAGCCAACGTAAGGAGAAAGACCACTAATTTCAGGAGCAGCTTTAGCGCTAAGTATTTCAGCTAATTGATCGTCATTTTTTAAAGTTTTCGTACTGTCATTTCTTGCCTTACCCTCTTTATCTTTTCTGTTTGAGTAATATTCAGTATAGTAAAAGCCAGCTTCAAACCAATTTGTAAATCTGTAAGATAAGCTACCGTAATAACCTTCAGATGAAAAATTCGATGGAAGAACCATTTCAAAACTTTTATCATCCCTATGCAATCTCCATCTATAATCTGTTCGAGCATATTCAGTTGCAAATATAAGGTCTTCCCAAACATATTCCAAAGAAAAAGATCTTGTTTGTATATCTATTTCGTAAAATAGAGATTCTCCCTCTGCTACGGCAAGATTTACACCTTTTGACTGTTTAATAATTGAATCTGTAGCCGCTAATGCACCATTTATATCACCTTGAGAAACTAAAGACGCTAATGGAGCTAAACTCGCGTATTTTGCAGGATCTGATTTATAAGCCTGCAAATAACTCAACATAGCTGCAGCCGTTCTTTTCTCAAAAAAATCAGTTGCGCTACAATTAACATCTACAGCATAATCCATGTGAGTTGCTCCTAAACGTAATCCTTGAACAGGTGGAATCCATTGAAGAGCTATAGCATAAGATGCTTCTGTGTCTGTTTCTCCAGCAGTAACCTGTCCATAACCTTCAAGGGATCTTGCAAGACCGGATGTGGCAGGCAGCCTCATAATTCCAGTCATCGCTTGATAAGAAAAATAACCTGTAATATCTGTACCAACTTCTCCATATAGACCTGCACCAGTTTGCGATGTGAATGTATCTCTCCATGCTTCATGATAAAGACCTTGAGGCAGAAAGATAAATGTCCTTAACATATCTATATCTCTTGTTTCATTATATAAACCATAAGGGATTTTCATTCTTCCTACACGAACACCCATCCAGTCTTTCCATCTATAATCTGCAAATGCCCAGTCAACATCTATAACATCATTTCCAATAGGACCTAAATCCCTTGAAAAAAGCTGAATACCCATCCTGAGTCTATCACTCAAGTCAGTAGAAAAGTTAATACCTACTTCATTAAACTGAAACGTTCCATCTTCAGTTTTTGCCATAAAATTGTATTCATCACTTTTCATATAACCTTGGGATAAAAAACCGTGAATTGAAACTGAACCTAATTCATCAAATTCTACTGCTAACGCATTTCCTAAAAAGAAAATGGATAGCCAAAAAGTAATTAATAAAACTACTGTTTTTTTCATATATTGCCTCCTAATTGTTTTCATGAAAAACTGCTGAGGAAATTGATCTGTTTTTTTTGGCCAAACTAATTTTTGTATCGTAATCACAAGCATTGTCCTTCAATTAATTTGATATAATTATTAATGTAACTCCATCAGGGCTTGATTCAGAGGAAACATATCCTATGGACCCTTCATTTGACACGATATGTTCAATTAGTGCTTTATCGTTACTGAAAGCTATTGGCTCTTTTCCTTTCCCAGTGAAAACAAGATTTTTCCAATAATTTCTAAATTGGGACGGAGTTTTACCAACAAATTTAGTAAGGAATTTTTCGTTCAAATCCTCATTTTTCGATGTAACAATTGTAATTTTTTTATTATCACTCCACCTTGTTTTTTTACCCAAGAAAATTTGCTGAATATCCATCCTACTCAGCTCTTTATCAGGCACATCGTTATTCCCTATAACTTTTACATCATCCTCAGCGTTTGCGGTGCAAACCATTCCACTTATTGGTAATGACAACGCTGCCAACACTAATAATGAAAAAATGAAGTTAAATGTTAGTTTGATTTTCATACATTCTGCTCCTTTTAGTTTGAAATTCAACTATTTTTATTAAATACGACATTAATACCCAATACACTTACTACCCCTTTTGCATAGCAAATTTTAACAAAAATATAATTCGTTATACATGATTTCCCCTAATAATTATCTTTATTCCAACTAAAAAAAAGAAACAACAGTATTTTAACTGTTGTTTCTTTTTTTTTTTACTTTTTAGAAGTTGAACGTCATTTTTGCAGCAAATAAATACCAGTCTTCTTCAGTTGCAGAGTCATCTCCAAGATTTGGATTATCCACAACCATCATAACAGCGCCACCGTTCATCTTATGCATTTCCAATTTACATGTCCAATTAAAACTTATGTCAAATTTTAGAGCAAGTGTATAATCTTTGAGCCAACCAACATATGGTGAAAGTCCACTAATCTCTGGTTTAGCTTGTCCTTGTAGTATAGCAATCAATTGTTCATCATTCTGTAAAGCTTTAGTACTCTCATTTCTTTTTTTGCCTTCTTTATCATCTTTACTAGCGTAATATTCTGTATAATAAAATCCAGCTTCAAACCAGTTTGTAAATCTATACGATAGACTTCCATAATATCCTAAATTTGTAAAACTTGTTGGCATAACTAAAGAAAAGTCTTTATCCAGCTTATGTAGTCTCATCCTAAAATTTGTTTTAGAAATCTCGGATGCAAATATAAGGTTTTCCCAAACATACTCAAGAGAGAAGGATGTTGTTTTTAGATCTACTTCATAAAATAAACTGTCTCCCTCATTTACATTTAAATCAACTCCTGCTGTATTTTTAACAATTTGATTTGTCATAGATAAAGCGCCATTGATATTTCCTTGAGAAACTAAAGAAGCTAATGGAGCTAAACTGGCATATTTTACAGGATCTGATTTATAAGTTTGCAAATAACTTAACATAGCGGCCGCTGATTTTTTCTCAAAAAAGTCAGTAGCTGGGGCGGATTCAACATCTACCCCATAAATCATGTAAGTTGATCCTAAACGTAATCCTTGCAAAGGAGGAGTCCACTGCATAGCAACTGCATAAGATGTTTCAGCATCAGATTGCGATTTAGTTGCTTCCACTTGCCCATAACCTTCAAGGGATCTTCCAAGTCCACATGTTGGAGGAAGTCTCATAACTCCTGTCATAGCCTGATAAGAAAAATAACCAGTCATATCTGAACCGACATCTCCATATATGCCTGCGCCTGTTTGAGATGTAAATGTATCTCTCCATGCTTCATTATAAAAACCTTGGGGAAGGAAAATATATGTTCTTAACATGTCTATATCTCTTGTCTCGTTATATAAACCATAAGGTACTTTTATTCTTCCGATACGAAGACCCATCCAGTCTTTCCATCTATAATCTGCAAATGCCCAGTCAACCTCTATAACATCATTTCCAAGGGGACCTAAATCCCTTGAAAAAAGCTGCACACCCATCCTGAGTCTATCACTCAAGTCAGTAGAAAAGTTAATACCTAATTCATTAAACTGAAATGTTCCTTCATCAGTTTTTGCCATAAAGTTGTATTCATCACTTTTCATATAGCCTTGGGATAAAAAACCATGAATTGAAACTGAGCCTAATTCATCGAACTCTACTGCTAAGGCATTTCCTGTAAAGAAAACGCATAGCAAAAAAGTAATTAGTAAAACTACTGCTTTTTTCATATAATGCCTCCTAATTGTTTTCATCAAAAACCACTGAGGAAGTTGATCTATTTTATTTTTAGCCAAACTAATTATTTGTATTGTACCCACAATTATTATCCTTACAACTAATTTGATATAATTATTAATGCTACTCCATCAGGGCTTGCCTCAGACGAAACATATCCTATGGTCCCTTCATTAGACACGATATATTCAATTAGTGCTTTATCGTTGCTAAACGCTATTGGCTCTTTCCCTTTCCCAGTGAAAACAAGATTTTTCCAGTAATTTCGAAATTGGGACGGAGTTTTACCAACAAATCTAGTAAGGAATTTTTCGTTCAACTCCTCATTTTTCGATGTTACAATTGTAATTTTTTTGTTATCAGTCCACCTTGTTTTTTTCCCCAAGAATATCTGTTGAATATCCATCTTGCTCAACTCTTTATCAGGCACATCGTTATTTCCTATAACTTTTACATCATCCTCAGCATTCGCGCTATAAACCATGCCGGTTATTGGTATTGATAATACCGCTAAAACCAGTAATGAAAAAATGAAGTTAAATGTTAGTTTACTTTTCATACATTCTGCTCCTTTTAATTTGAAATTCAACTATGTTTTATTAAAAACAACATTAATACACAACACACTAAATTTATTTTGCATTACTAAACTTTAATGAAAATATATTTATTTAGCATCATTCCCCCCTTTCTAAAGTTTTATAATTTAAAAAAAAATTTAATATATATAACACTTAATAGTAAATTTTCGAATATCGATAAGCAAAATATAAAGTTAACTCAATTTATCTATATTTTTAGATGTAACATAAAGTATGTTACGTCTAAATATAGAATCGATTTTTTACTGTCAAGAGAAATACTTCAGCTTGAAGTAATCTAAACAATTTATAGAGTATTTAAGAAAAATAAATTGGAAAAAGTATTTTCACCCTAACCCTAACCCTCAATGTTGTTGACTTAAGTAAGTTGTAATATGCATCAAGCTAAGGAAATAGGGCTTTTAGCTCCGTTAGGAGCGATCTGTTTGTAGCAATTTCAGTAAACCCCAAATTTTAGCTCCGTAGGAGCGACCTGTTAATTAAACAGGACGCTCCTATGGAGCTAAAATTTAGATTATCGCAATTACTACAAACAGGCCGTCCCTACGGGACTTTTATGTTAAGTCAACTATCGCCCTTGACGGGAGAGGAGATAAAGTGATTTTACAAATTAACAAAAATATTTTTCTTAAATACTGTAGATAAAATAAAATTTTATTTTTAGATTATTGACATAAACAAATATTTTCAATAAAAAACTTTGTTCTAATTTATTTTTATAATTACCATTTATATTGGGGGGAGTTAAAATTTTAGATTTATGATTAAAAATCACAAAAAACCGCTTAAAATATGTCTTTTAGGATATAGAAGCAACCCTCATTGCGGAGGCCAGGGCGTTTATATTAAAAATTTAAGCAGAGCTTTAAAAGACTTAGGCCACGAGGTAGATGTAATTTCGGGACCTCCTTTGCCTCACATTGATAAAGATATTAATCTATTTGAGCTTAAAAGCCTTGACCTTTATAATCCTGAAGACCTTTTCCGTATTCCTAAGTTAAAAGAAATTATTAACCCTATAAATTTTTGTGAATGGCTCGGTGTTATAACTATGGGGTTTCCTGAACCATTTACCTTTGGATTCCGCGCTTATAATTTTTTAAAAAAAAATGTTAATAAATACGACATTATCCATGATAACCAATGCCTTGCCTATGGCATTGGGCTAATAAATAAATTTATTCCAACTATTGCTACTATTCATCATCCTATCACTGTTGATAGACAGATAGATGTAAAAAATGAGAAATCTCCTTTAAAAAAAGTCAAGCATATGAGGTGGTATTCTTTTATTGGAATGCAAAAAAGAGTCGCAAAAAAATTTTCACATATAATTACTGTTTCAAGGTGTTCCAGCAAAGATATTAGTAAAGAATTCAAGATACCTTTAAAAAAATTCCGAATAGTTCC from Desulfobacterales bacterium encodes:
- a CDS encoding methyl-accepting chemotaxis protein, with translation MLTISNKIWLSLGILIVGYFGSMLFGYVKGVKTESMLVDVSDSIFPASQSSQAALTEFENQIKFYADAVIFGDEAKIDDAQTRAEDVRSSIEAIVKLQGINPEKRNKTEEVLKTFNEFTEKAKSLYGILSKGGADTDNQAGDLTNKKEFIQEQLSELTKGFSDELRTELASIGNATRNQRKVNMLVFFCVVFVAVGFVYLIVSRSISLPLRNTVSMLKDIAKGEGNLTKRLQVKSKDEVGELAKWFNIFIGKLQIIIKDISKNSEILQLSSTELSDLSRKMSKGANEMSGRANVVAVSSDEMRKNMDSVSVSMEQASGNTSMVAAATEEMTATINEIAQNSEQARQITSEAVEITQNSSERVARLGNSAKDIGEVTEAINDISEQTNLLALNATIEAARAGDAGKGFTVVANEIKELAGQTALSTKDIRKKIEDIQSSATGTVDDIKKISGVMHDISDIVATIATAVEEQSASTKEISGNIIIVSKNINDVSTKVATNSELSAKIAEEIGEVSISAEDMAKNSNHVNLSAEKLSSLAAMLKEMVDKFKV
- a CDS encoding citrate synthase yields the protein MGEYAELIIEGKTYQLPVITGTENEKAIDIRQLRNISGFITYDPGFGNTGCCKSFITFMDGEKGILRYRGIPVEQLAEHSTFVETAYLLIKGCLPNLKELNAMRVSLNDNSLVHEDMKTFYQNFPRGSHPMGILSAMVNALESFYPELHSEGFMDKTFIRLISKVRTMAAMSYKISRGHTLVYPRPDFSYCANFLNMMFSTPVTPYEIDEDLVKALNVFLILHADHEQNCSTTAVRVVGSGKVNVYAAISAGIAALWGPLHGGANQAVIEMLNEIHSNKMTIPRAIERAKDKNDNFRLMGFGHRIYKTYDPRAKIMKKMCDKVLSKLKISDPLLEIAKQLEEIALKDTYFIDHFLYPNVDFYSGIVLRAMGIPTNMFPVMFAIGRLPGWLAQWKESMQDPDWRLARPRQIYNGENVKNYVQIEDR
- a CDS encoding substrate-binding domain-containing protein produces the protein MKIKLTFNFIFSLLVLAALSLPISGMVCTANAEDDVKVIGNNDVPDKELSRMDIQQIFLGKKTRWSDNKKITIVTSKNEDLNEKFLTKFVGKTPSQFRNYWKNLVFTGKGKEPIAFSNDKALIEHIVSNEGSIGYVSSESSPDGVTLIIISN
- a CDS encoding substrate-binding domain-containing protein, which gives rise to MKSKLTFNFIFSLLVLAVLSIPITGMVYSANAEDDVKVIGNNDVPDKELSKMDIQQIFLGKKTRWTDNKKITIVTSKNEELNEKFLTRFVGKTPSQFRNYWKNLVFTGKGKEPIAFSNDKALIEYIVSNEGTIGYVSSEASPDGVALIIISN
- a CDS encoding glycosyltransferase family 4 protein, producing the protein MIKNHKKPLKICLLGYRSNPHCGGQGVYIKNLSRALKDLGHEVDVISGPPLPHIDKDINLFELKSLDLYNPEDLFRIPKLKEIINPINFCEWLGVITMGFPEPFTFGFRAYNFLKKNVNKYDIIHDNQCLAYGIGLINKFIPTIATIHHPITVDRQIDVKNEKSPLKKVKHMRWYSFIGMQKRVAKKFSHIITVSRCSSKDISKEFKIPLKKFRIVPNGIDINAFYPIPEIQRENNRIIVTNSADIPLKGLRYLLESVAEISKKRDVKLIVIGTPKKDGKILRLVKRLNINKHVTFTGRIDHAEFVRQYAKATVAVVPSLYEGFGLPAGEAMACGVPVISTNAGALPEVVGNAGILVPPGNSKALTSAILKVFDNPDFGKKIGDLGYQRIKTHFTWKVAAEKCVDIYREVIDAHRRFQ